A single region of the Ornithorhynchus anatinus isolate Pmale09 chromosome 13, mOrnAna1.pri.v4, whole genome shotgun sequence genome encodes:
- the LOC100080281 gene encoding ATP-dependent 6-phosphofructokinase, platelet type isoform X2: MAQPPADKKLFENLSGAGKAIGVLTSGGDAQGMNAAVRAVVRMGIYVEAKVYFVYEGYQGMVDGGDNIVEVSWENVSSILQVGGTVIGSARCKAFRTREGRLKAALNLIQRGITNLCVIGGDGSLTGANLFREEWSGLLEELAREGKIEKEAVKKYAYLNIVGMVGSIDNDFCGTDMTIGTDSALHRIIEVVDAIMTTAQSHQRTFVLEVMGRHCGYLALVSALACGADWVFIPEYPPEEGWEEQMCTKLSENRARKKRLNIIIVAEGAIDSLNQPITSEKVKDLVVKQLGFDTRVTILGHVQRGGTPSAFDRILASRMGVEAVLALLEATPVTPACVVSLCGNQAVRLPLMECVQMTQAVQKAMDERRFNEAVQLRGRSFENNLNTYKLLSHKKPDAELPTSNFNVAVLNVGAPAAGMNAAVRSAVRVGITEGHKMFAVTDGFEGFSRGQVKEITWGDVGGWTGQGGSILGTKRTLPAKYLEQIAEQMRTHNINALLVIGGFEAYESCLQLAEARSRYEEFCIPVCVLPATISNNVPGTDFSIGADTALNAIVETCDRIKQSASGTKRRVFIIETMGGYCGYLANMGGLAAGADAAYIFEEQFDIRELQANVEHLTEKMKTSIQRGLVLRNENSNENYTTDFIYQLYSEEGKGVFDCRKNVLGHMQQGGAPSPFDRNFGTKISAKAVQWISRKLKETYRKEEGKIFANTDDSVCLLGMRRRNLLFQPVIALKHETDFVHRIPKEQWWLKLRPLMKILAKYKTSYDVSDSGQLEHVAGCRPQEAETGAI, from the exons GGTTATCAAGGTATGGTGGATGGGGGAGACAACATTGTTGAAGTTTCATGGGAAAATGTTTCAAGCATTCTCCAAGTG GGAGGGACAGTGATTGGCAGTGCCCGTTGCAAAGCATTCCGGACCCGGGAAGGTCGCTTAAAGGCAGCTCTCAATTTGATTCAGCGTGGAATCACTAACCTGTGTGTGATTGGTGGCGATGGAAGCTTGACGGGAGCCAACCTCTTTCGGGAAGAATGGAGTGGACTACTAGAAGAATTGGCACGAGAAG GCAAGATCGAAAAAGAGGCCGTGAAGAAGTACGCCTACTTAAACATCGTGGGGATGGTCGGCTCCATAGACAATGACTTCTGTGGAACCGACATGACAATCGGCACGGACTCTGCCTTGCACAGAATCATCGAAGTGGTGGATGCCATCATGACCACTGCCCAGAG CCATCAGAGGACCTTTGTGTTAGAAGTTATGGGAAGACACTGTGG ATATCTGGCCCTCGTCAGTGCCTTGGCTTGCGGTGCCGATTGGGTGTTCATTCCCGAATACCCCCCAGAAGAAGGGTGGGAAGAACAGATGTGCACTAAGCTTTCAGAG AACCGCGCCCGCAAGAAAAGGCTGAACATTATCATCGTGGCCGAAGGAGCGATCgactctctcaatcaacccattaCGTCAGAGAAAGTCAAAGAT CTCGTGGTTAAGCAGCTGGGATTTGACACCCGCGTGACTATCCTTGGGCACGTCCAAAGAGGAGGTACCCCATCAGCTTTCGACCGGATTTTG GCCAGCCGCATGGGTGTGGAGGCCGTCCTGGCCCTTCTGGAGGCAACCCCGGTCACGCCAGCTTGCGTGGTGTCCTTGTGCGGAAACCAGGCCGTGCGTCTGCCCCTGATGGAGTGTGTGCAGATG actcAGGCTGTGCAGAAGGCAATGGACGAGAGGAGATTTAACGAGGCCGTGCAACTGAGGGGAAG GAGCTTTGAGAACAATCTTAATACCTACAAACTGCTTTCTCACAAGAAACCAGATGCAGAACTGCCAACG AGCAATTTCAACGTGGCTGTCTTGAACGTGGGGGCTCCCGCGGCGGGGATGAACGCTGCCGTCCGCTCGGCGGTGAGAGTCGGCATCACCGAAGGTCATAAGATGTTTGCGGTCACCGATGGGTTTGAAGGATTCTCAAGAGGGCAG gTAAAAGAAATCACCTGGGGAGATGTTGGAGGCTGGACTGGCCAAGGAGGATCAATTCTTGGTACCAAACG TACCCTCCCTGCAAAGTATTTGGAGCAGATTGCTGAACAGATGCGTACTCATAATATCAACGCTCTATTGGttattggtggatttgag GCTTATGAAAGTTGTCTGCAGTTAGCTGAGGCACGTTCCCGCTATGAGGAGTTTTGCATCCCCGTGTGTGTGTTGCCTGCTACCATTAGcaacaacgtgccaggcaccgacTTTAGTATCGGGGCCGATACGGCCCTGAATGCTATCGTGGAG ACCTGCGATCGCATCAAGCAGTCGGCCAGCGGGACGAAGCGCCGGGTGTTCATCATCGAAACGATGGGCGGCTACTGCGGTTACCTGGCCAACATGGGGGGCCTGGCAGCCGGGGCGGACGCCGCGTACATCTTCGAGGAGCAGTTCGACATCCGGGAACTGCAG GCTAACGTGGAACATTTGACTGAGAAGATGAAGACCAGCATCCAGCGGGGCCTGGTGCTCAG GAATGAGAACAGCAATGAAAATTATACCACTGATttcatctaccaactgtattctgaggaaggaaaaggagtatTTGATTGCAGAAAGAATGTTTTGGGCCATATGCAACAG GGTGGAGCACCCTCGCCATTTGACAGAAACTTTGGGACAAAAATCTCCGCTAAAGCCGTGCAGTGGATTTCTAGAAAACTGAAGGAGACATACCGGAAAG AAGAAG GAAAAATATTTGCCAACACCGATGACTCAGTTTGTTTGCTAGGAATGCGCAGACGGAATCTTCTCTTCCAACCTGTAATTGCACTAAAACATGAAACGGATTTTGT GCACCGGATTCCCAAGGAACAGTGGTGGTTGAAACTGAGGCCCCTGATGAAGATTCTGGCCAAGTACAAAACCAGCTATGACGTTTCCGACTCGGGTCAGCTGGAGCACGTGGCGGGGTGCCGACCCCAAGAAGCGGAAACTGGAGCCATCTAG
- the LOC100080281 gene encoding ATP-dependent 6-phosphofructokinase, platelet type isoform X6, with amino-acid sequence MAQPPADKKLFENLSGAGKAIGVLTSGGDAQGMNAAVRAVVRMGIYVEAKVYFVYEGYQGMVDGGDNIVEVSWENVSSILQVGGTVIGSARCKAFRTREGRLKAALNLIQRGITNLCVIGGDGSLTGANLFREEWSGLLEELAREGKIEKEAVKKYAYLNIVGMVGSIDNDFCGTDMTIGTDSALHRIIEVVDAIMTTAQSHQRTFVLEVMGRHCGYLALVSALACGADWVFIPEYPPEEGWEEQMCTKLSENRARKKRLNIIIVAEGAIDSLNQPITSEKVKDLVVKQLGFDTRVTILGHVQRGGTPSAFDRILASRMGVEAVLALLEATPVTPACVVSLCGNQAVRLPLMECVQMTQAVQKAMDERRFNEAVQLRGRSFENNLNTYKLLSHKKPDAELPTSNFNVAVLNVGAPAAGMNAAVRSAVRVGITEGHKMFAVTDGFEGFSRGQVKEITWGDVGGWTGQGGSILGTKRTLPAKYLEQIAEQMRTHNINALLVIGGFEAYLGLLELSAAREKYDEFCVPMVMVPATVSNNVPGSDFSIGADTALNTITDAYESCLQLAEARSRYEEFCIPVCVLPATISNNVPGTDFSIGADTALNAIVETCDRIKQSASGTKRRVFIIETMGGYCGYLANMGGLAAGADAAYIFEEQFDIRELQANVEHLTEKMKTSIQRGLVLRNENSNENYTTDFIYQLYSEEGKGVFDCRKNVLGHMQQGGAPSPFDRNFGTKISAKAVQWISRKLKETYRKGKIFANTDDSVCLLGMRRRNLLFQPVIALKHETDFVHRIPKEQWWLKLRPLMKILAKYKTSYDVSDSGQLEHVAGCRPQEAETGAI; translated from the exons GGTTATCAAGGTATGGTGGATGGGGGAGACAACATTGTTGAAGTTTCATGGGAAAATGTTTCAAGCATTCTCCAAGTG GGAGGGACAGTGATTGGCAGTGCCCGTTGCAAAGCATTCCGGACCCGGGAAGGTCGCTTAAAGGCAGCTCTCAATTTGATTCAGCGTGGAATCACTAACCTGTGTGTGATTGGTGGCGATGGAAGCTTGACGGGAGCCAACCTCTTTCGGGAAGAATGGAGTGGACTACTAGAAGAATTGGCACGAGAAG GCAAGATCGAAAAAGAGGCCGTGAAGAAGTACGCCTACTTAAACATCGTGGGGATGGTCGGCTCCATAGACAATGACTTCTGTGGAACCGACATGACAATCGGCACGGACTCTGCCTTGCACAGAATCATCGAAGTGGTGGATGCCATCATGACCACTGCCCAGAG CCATCAGAGGACCTTTGTGTTAGAAGTTATGGGAAGACACTGTGG ATATCTGGCCCTCGTCAGTGCCTTGGCTTGCGGTGCCGATTGGGTGTTCATTCCCGAATACCCCCCAGAAGAAGGGTGGGAAGAACAGATGTGCACTAAGCTTTCAGAG AACCGCGCCCGCAAGAAAAGGCTGAACATTATCATCGTGGCCGAAGGAGCGATCgactctctcaatcaacccattaCGTCAGAGAAAGTCAAAGAT CTCGTGGTTAAGCAGCTGGGATTTGACACCCGCGTGACTATCCTTGGGCACGTCCAAAGAGGAGGTACCCCATCAGCTTTCGACCGGATTTTG GCCAGCCGCATGGGTGTGGAGGCCGTCCTGGCCCTTCTGGAGGCAACCCCGGTCACGCCAGCTTGCGTGGTGTCCTTGTGCGGAAACCAGGCCGTGCGTCTGCCCCTGATGGAGTGTGTGCAGATG actcAGGCTGTGCAGAAGGCAATGGACGAGAGGAGATTTAACGAGGCCGTGCAACTGAGGGGAAG GAGCTTTGAGAACAATCTTAATACCTACAAACTGCTTTCTCACAAGAAACCAGATGCAGAACTGCCAACG AGCAATTTCAACGTGGCTGTCTTGAACGTGGGGGCTCCCGCGGCGGGGATGAACGCTGCCGTCCGCTCGGCGGTGAGAGTCGGCATCACCGAAGGTCATAAGATGTTTGCGGTCACCGATGGGTTTGAAGGATTCTCAAGAGGGCAG gTAAAAGAAATCACCTGGGGAGATGTTGGAGGCTGGACTGGCCAAGGAGGATCAATTCTTGGTACCAAACG TACCCTCCCTGCAAAGTATTTGGAGCAGATTGCTGAACAGATGCGTACTCATAATATCAACGCTCTATTGGttattggtggatttgag GCCTACCTAGGACTGCTGGAACTGTCAGCCGCCCGGGAGAAATATGACGAGTTCTGTGTTCCTATGGTTATGGTGCCTGCCACCGTCTCCAACAATGTGCCGGGTTCAGATTTCAGCATTGGCGCAGATACCGCTCTGAACACTATCACTGAT GCTTATGAAAGTTGTCTGCAGTTAGCTGAGGCACGTTCCCGCTATGAGGAGTTTTGCATCCCCGTGTGTGTGTTGCCTGCTACCATTAGcaacaacgtgccaggcaccgacTTTAGTATCGGGGCCGATACGGCCCTGAATGCTATCGTGGAG ACCTGCGATCGCATCAAGCAGTCGGCCAGCGGGACGAAGCGCCGGGTGTTCATCATCGAAACGATGGGCGGCTACTGCGGTTACCTGGCCAACATGGGGGGCCTGGCAGCCGGGGCGGACGCCGCGTACATCTTCGAGGAGCAGTTCGACATCCGGGAACTGCAG GCTAACGTGGAACATTTGACTGAGAAGATGAAGACCAGCATCCAGCGGGGCCTGGTGCTCAG GAATGAGAACAGCAATGAAAATTATACCACTGATttcatctaccaactgtattctgaggaaggaaaaggagtatTTGATTGCAGAAAGAATGTTTTGGGCCATATGCAACAG GGTGGAGCACCCTCGCCATTTGACAGAAACTTTGGGACAAAAATCTCCGCTAAAGCCGTGCAGTGGATTTCTAGAAAACTGAAGGAGACATACCGGAAAG GAAAAATATTTGCCAACACCGATGACTCAGTTTGTTTGCTAGGAATGCGCAGACGGAATCTTCTCTTCCAACCTGTAATTGCACTAAAACATGAAACGGATTTTGT GCACCGGATTCCCAAGGAACAGTGGTGGTTGAAACTGAGGCCCCTGATGAAGATTCTGGCCAAGTACAAAACCAGCTATGACGTTTCCGACTCGGGTCAGCTGGAGCACGTGGCGGGGTGCCGACCCCAAGAAGCGGAAACTGGAGCCATCTAG
- the LOC100080281 gene encoding ATP-dependent 6-phosphofructokinase, platelet type isoform X5, protein MAQPPADKKLFENLSGAGKAIGVLTSGGDAQGMNAAVRAVVRMGIYVEAKVYFVYEGYQGMVDGGDNIVEVSWENVSSILQVGGTVIGSARCKAFRTREGRLKAALNLIQRGITNLCVIGGDGSLTGANLFREEWSGLLEELAREGKIEKEAVKKYAYLNIVGMVGSIDNDFCGTDMTIGTDSALHRIIEVVDAIMTTAQSHQRTFVLEVMGRHCGYLALVSALACGADWVFIPEYPPEEGWEEQMCTKLSENRARKKRLNIIIVAEGAIDSLNQPITSEKVKDLVVKQLGFDTRVTILGHVQRGGTPSAFDRILASRMGVEAVLALLEATPVTPACVVSLCGNQAVRLPLMECVQMTQAVQKAMDERRFNEAVQLRGRSFENNLNTYKLLSHKKPDAELPTSNFNVAVLNVGAPAAGMNAAVRSAVRVGITEGHKMFAVTDGFEGFSRGQVKEITWGDVGGWTGQGGSILGTKRTLPAKYLEQIAEQMRTHNINALLVIGGFEAYESCLQLAEARSRYEEFCIPVCVLPATISNNVPGTDFSIGADTALNAIVETCDRIKQSASGTKRRVFIIETMGGYCGYLANMGGLAAGADAAYIFEEQFDIRELQANVEHLTEKMKTSIQRGLVLRNENSNENYTTDFIYQLYSEEGKGVFDCRKNVLGHMQQGGAPSPFDRNFGTKISAKAVQWISRKLKETYRKGKIFANTDDSVCLLGMRRRNLLFQPVIALKHETDFVHRIPKEQWWLKLRPLMKILAKYKTSYDVSDSGQLEHVAGCRPQEAETGAI, encoded by the exons GGTTATCAAGGTATGGTGGATGGGGGAGACAACATTGTTGAAGTTTCATGGGAAAATGTTTCAAGCATTCTCCAAGTG GGAGGGACAGTGATTGGCAGTGCCCGTTGCAAAGCATTCCGGACCCGGGAAGGTCGCTTAAAGGCAGCTCTCAATTTGATTCAGCGTGGAATCACTAACCTGTGTGTGATTGGTGGCGATGGAAGCTTGACGGGAGCCAACCTCTTTCGGGAAGAATGGAGTGGACTACTAGAAGAATTGGCACGAGAAG GCAAGATCGAAAAAGAGGCCGTGAAGAAGTACGCCTACTTAAACATCGTGGGGATGGTCGGCTCCATAGACAATGACTTCTGTGGAACCGACATGACAATCGGCACGGACTCTGCCTTGCACAGAATCATCGAAGTGGTGGATGCCATCATGACCACTGCCCAGAG CCATCAGAGGACCTTTGTGTTAGAAGTTATGGGAAGACACTGTGG ATATCTGGCCCTCGTCAGTGCCTTGGCTTGCGGTGCCGATTGGGTGTTCATTCCCGAATACCCCCCAGAAGAAGGGTGGGAAGAACAGATGTGCACTAAGCTTTCAGAG AACCGCGCCCGCAAGAAAAGGCTGAACATTATCATCGTGGCCGAAGGAGCGATCgactctctcaatcaacccattaCGTCAGAGAAAGTCAAAGAT CTCGTGGTTAAGCAGCTGGGATTTGACACCCGCGTGACTATCCTTGGGCACGTCCAAAGAGGAGGTACCCCATCAGCTTTCGACCGGATTTTG GCCAGCCGCATGGGTGTGGAGGCCGTCCTGGCCCTTCTGGAGGCAACCCCGGTCACGCCAGCTTGCGTGGTGTCCTTGTGCGGAAACCAGGCCGTGCGTCTGCCCCTGATGGAGTGTGTGCAGATG actcAGGCTGTGCAGAAGGCAATGGACGAGAGGAGATTTAACGAGGCCGTGCAACTGAGGGGAAG GAGCTTTGAGAACAATCTTAATACCTACAAACTGCTTTCTCACAAGAAACCAGATGCAGAACTGCCAACG AGCAATTTCAACGTGGCTGTCTTGAACGTGGGGGCTCCCGCGGCGGGGATGAACGCTGCCGTCCGCTCGGCGGTGAGAGTCGGCATCACCGAAGGTCATAAGATGTTTGCGGTCACCGATGGGTTTGAAGGATTCTCAAGAGGGCAG gTAAAAGAAATCACCTGGGGAGATGTTGGAGGCTGGACTGGCCAAGGAGGATCAATTCTTGGTACCAAACG TACCCTCCCTGCAAAGTATTTGGAGCAGATTGCTGAACAGATGCGTACTCATAATATCAACGCTCTATTGGttattggtggatttgag GCTTATGAAAGTTGTCTGCAGTTAGCTGAGGCACGTTCCCGCTATGAGGAGTTTTGCATCCCCGTGTGTGTGTTGCCTGCTACCATTAGcaacaacgtgccaggcaccgacTTTAGTATCGGGGCCGATACGGCCCTGAATGCTATCGTGGAG ACCTGCGATCGCATCAAGCAGTCGGCCAGCGGGACGAAGCGCCGGGTGTTCATCATCGAAACGATGGGCGGCTACTGCGGTTACCTGGCCAACATGGGGGGCCTGGCAGCCGGGGCGGACGCCGCGTACATCTTCGAGGAGCAGTTCGACATCCGGGAACTGCAG GCTAACGTGGAACATTTGACTGAGAAGATGAAGACCAGCATCCAGCGGGGCCTGGTGCTCAG GAATGAGAACAGCAATGAAAATTATACCACTGATttcatctaccaactgtattctgaggaaggaaaaggagtatTTGATTGCAGAAAGAATGTTTTGGGCCATATGCAACAG GGTGGAGCACCCTCGCCATTTGACAGAAACTTTGGGACAAAAATCTCCGCTAAAGCCGTGCAGTGGATTTCTAGAAAACTGAAGGAGACATACCGGAAAG GAAAAATATTTGCCAACACCGATGACTCAGTTTGTTTGCTAGGAATGCGCAGACGGAATCTTCTCTTCCAACCTGTAATTGCACTAAAACATGAAACGGATTTTGT GCACCGGATTCCCAAGGAACAGTGGTGGTTGAAACTGAGGCCCCTGATGAAGATTCTGGCCAAGTACAAAACCAGCTATGACGTTTCCGACTCGGGTCAGCTGGAGCACGTGGCGGGGTGCCGACCCCAAGAAGCGGAAACTGGAGCCATCTAG
- the LOC100080281 gene encoding ATP-dependent 6-phosphofructokinase, platelet type isoform X1, whose protein sequence is MAQPPADKKLFENLSGAGKAIGVLTSGGDAQGMNAAVRAVVRMGIYVEAKVYFVYEGYQGMVDGGDNIVEVSWENVSSILQVGGTVIGSARCKAFRTREGRLKAALNLIQRGITNLCVIGGDGSLTGANLFREEWSGLLEELAREGKIEKEAVKKYAYLNIVGMVGSIDNDFCGTDMTIGTDSALHRIIEVVDAIMTTAQSHQRTFVLEVMGRHCGYLALVSALACGADWVFIPEYPPEEGWEEQMCTKLSENRARKKRLNIIIVAEGAIDSLNQPITSEKVKDLVVKQLGFDTRVTILGHVQRGGTPSAFDRILASRMGVEAVLALLEATPVTPACVVSLCGNQAVRLPLMECVQMTQAVQKAMDERRFNEAVQLRGRSFENNLNTYKLLSHKKPDAELPTSNFNVAVLNVGAPAAGMNAAVRSAVRVGITEGHKMFAVTDGFEGFSRGQVKEITWGDVGGWTGQGGSILGTKRTLPAKYLEQIAEQMRTHNINALLVIGGFEAYLGLLELSAAREKYDEFCVPMVMVPATVSNNVPGSDFSIGADTALNTITDTCDRIKQSASGTKRRVFIIETMGGYCGYLANMGGLAAGADAAYIFEEQFDIRELQANVEHLTEKMKTSIQRGLVLRNENSNENYTTDFIYQLYSEEGKGVFDCRKNVLGHMQQGGAPSPFDRNFGTKISAKAVQWISRKLKETYRKEEGKIFANTDDSVCLLGMRRRNLLFQPVIALKHETDFVHRIPKEQWWLKLRPLMKILAKYKTSYDVSDSGQLEHVAGCRPQEAETGAI, encoded by the exons GGTTATCAAGGTATGGTGGATGGGGGAGACAACATTGTTGAAGTTTCATGGGAAAATGTTTCAAGCATTCTCCAAGTG GGAGGGACAGTGATTGGCAGTGCCCGTTGCAAAGCATTCCGGACCCGGGAAGGTCGCTTAAAGGCAGCTCTCAATTTGATTCAGCGTGGAATCACTAACCTGTGTGTGATTGGTGGCGATGGAAGCTTGACGGGAGCCAACCTCTTTCGGGAAGAATGGAGTGGACTACTAGAAGAATTGGCACGAGAAG GCAAGATCGAAAAAGAGGCCGTGAAGAAGTACGCCTACTTAAACATCGTGGGGATGGTCGGCTCCATAGACAATGACTTCTGTGGAACCGACATGACAATCGGCACGGACTCTGCCTTGCACAGAATCATCGAAGTGGTGGATGCCATCATGACCACTGCCCAGAG CCATCAGAGGACCTTTGTGTTAGAAGTTATGGGAAGACACTGTGG ATATCTGGCCCTCGTCAGTGCCTTGGCTTGCGGTGCCGATTGGGTGTTCATTCCCGAATACCCCCCAGAAGAAGGGTGGGAAGAACAGATGTGCACTAAGCTTTCAGAG AACCGCGCCCGCAAGAAAAGGCTGAACATTATCATCGTGGCCGAAGGAGCGATCgactctctcaatcaacccattaCGTCAGAGAAAGTCAAAGAT CTCGTGGTTAAGCAGCTGGGATTTGACACCCGCGTGACTATCCTTGGGCACGTCCAAAGAGGAGGTACCCCATCAGCTTTCGACCGGATTTTG GCCAGCCGCATGGGTGTGGAGGCCGTCCTGGCCCTTCTGGAGGCAACCCCGGTCACGCCAGCTTGCGTGGTGTCCTTGTGCGGAAACCAGGCCGTGCGTCTGCCCCTGATGGAGTGTGTGCAGATG actcAGGCTGTGCAGAAGGCAATGGACGAGAGGAGATTTAACGAGGCCGTGCAACTGAGGGGAAG GAGCTTTGAGAACAATCTTAATACCTACAAACTGCTTTCTCACAAGAAACCAGATGCAGAACTGCCAACG AGCAATTTCAACGTGGCTGTCTTGAACGTGGGGGCTCCCGCGGCGGGGATGAACGCTGCCGTCCGCTCGGCGGTGAGAGTCGGCATCACCGAAGGTCATAAGATGTTTGCGGTCACCGATGGGTTTGAAGGATTCTCAAGAGGGCAG gTAAAAGAAATCACCTGGGGAGATGTTGGAGGCTGGACTGGCCAAGGAGGATCAATTCTTGGTACCAAACG TACCCTCCCTGCAAAGTATTTGGAGCAGATTGCTGAACAGATGCGTACTCATAATATCAACGCTCTATTGGttattggtggatttgag GCCTACCTAGGACTGCTGGAACTGTCAGCCGCCCGGGAGAAATATGACGAGTTCTGTGTTCCTATGGTTATGGTGCCTGCCACCGTCTCCAACAATGTGCCGGGTTCAGATTTCAGCATTGGCGCAGATACCGCTCTGAACACTATCACTGAT ACCTGCGATCGCATCAAGCAGTCGGCCAGCGGGACGAAGCGCCGGGTGTTCATCATCGAAACGATGGGCGGCTACTGCGGTTACCTGGCCAACATGGGGGGCCTGGCAGCCGGGGCGGACGCCGCGTACATCTTCGAGGAGCAGTTCGACATCCGGGAACTGCAG GCTAACGTGGAACATTTGACTGAGAAGATGAAGACCAGCATCCAGCGGGGCCTGGTGCTCAG GAATGAGAACAGCAATGAAAATTATACCACTGATttcatctaccaactgtattctgaggaaggaaaaggagtatTTGATTGCAGAAAGAATGTTTTGGGCCATATGCAACAG GGTGGAGCACCCTCGCCATTTGACAGAAACTTTGGGACAAAAATCTCCGCTAAAGCCGTGCAGTGGATTTCTAGAAAACTGAAGGAGACATACCGGAAAG AAGAAG GAAAAATATTTGCCAACACCGATGACTCAGTTTGTTTGCTAGGAATGCGCAGACGGAATCTTCTCTTCCAACCTGTAATTGCACTAAAACATGAAACGGATTTTGT GCACCGGATTCCCAAGGAACAGTGGTGGTTGAAACTGAGGCCCCTGATGAAGATTCTGGCCAAGTACAAAACCAGCTATGACGTTTCCGACTCGGGTCAGCTGGAGCACGTGGCGGGGTGCCGACCCCAAGAAGCGGAAACTGGAGCCATCTAG